From a single Amyelois transitella isolate CPQ chromosome 18, ilAmyTran1.1, whole genome shotgun sequence genomic region:
- the LOC132902821 gene encoding tropomyosin-1, isoforms 33/34-like, producing MSGRNSARCSRGRSVTPRGAKEGSKSAYSSLGGSLYATDCSDSEGELLPEVTMVAGPTSLKRRAENAEVDMLPEKGAKTSMSKRGRAPAKATSAGLSQAKAKLSLMASEFADFEDEADKAAGYLRDTPQVNIDEASIVDGQLEVVRKAARTVLEEAKKSGNLKGTTWAKMKSACAEILEAADKIADRGEESEVIRKMAADNKRMREELALLRQETKALRTAFSERKAPNTEPLASTADIMAQVDRSMRSFGESLTRDLFLSLGGMMNDRIKELEKRAIVAPQEVLRPPLAADRRNKEAGKAQDAKKAEAPIQPGNVGAAAGSTLMPPARPGPAPKAPKATAAKAQQPPSQDASGAPPQEEPTPSSSWTEVVKKGKNKGKGKKSSPPEVDSAAPRPTAPAPVKRQYALPKSTAVVVTLKSGATVDYKTVMGRVTTIKLATVGVEHVAVRSTATGARIIEIPGNDSSVVADNLAEKIRELVGDVAEVTRPYKTAQIKISGFDESVTPETLRNEVSLAGKCPPEHVKVGQIRMTPDFTGAVIVTCPVAVANALVADGRILIGWSSAKITGLEPLPMRCFRCMGLGHTRALCPSPVDRSELCHRCGKTGHLTQQCVEKEPWCAVCHHAKLPAKHTMGGKACNPPRTKGRLEPTGLKSVGNTMEH from the coding sequence ATGTCGGGCCGAAATTCGGCCAGATGCAGCCGAGGGCGGTCGGTAACCCCCCGAGGCGCCAAGGAGGGCTCTAAGTCGGCGTACAGCAGCCTGGGAGGGTCACTGTATGCCACGGACTGCTCCGACTCGGAGGGGGAACTACTTCCTGAGGTGACGATGGTGGCGGGCCCTACTTCTCTGAAGAGAAGGGCCGAAAATGCTGAGGTGGACATGCTCCCCGAAAAGGGTGCTAAAACTAGCATGTCAAAAAGAGGGCGTGCGCCTGCAAAGGCGACCAGTGCGGGACTAAGCCAGGCAAAGGCTAAACTGTCACTGATGGCGTCGGAATTTGCCGACTTCGAGGACGAGGCTGACAAAGCGGCGGGTTACTTGAGGGATACTCCCCAAGTTAACATCGATGAGGCCTCAATAGTGGACGGTCAGCTGGAGGTGGTGCGCAAGGCGGCTCGGACCGTATTAGAGGAGGCCAAGAAGTCCGGCAACCTAAAGGGGACGACCTGGGCCAAAATGAAGTCCGCCTGCGCCGAAATCCTCGAAGCGGCGGACAAAATCGCGGACCGAGGCGAGGAGTCCGAGGTCATCCGCAAAATGGCGGCGGACAACAAGAGGATGCGGGAGGAACTAGCTCTGCTTAGGCAAGAAACCAAAGCCCTCCGAACCGCATTCTCCGAGAGGAAGGCCCCCAATACGGAGCCATTGGCCTCGACGGCCGACATTATGGCCCAGGTTGACCGCTCCATGCGGTCGTTCGGAGAGTCCCTCACCAGGGACCTTTTCCTCTCTCTGGGGGGAATGATGAACGACCGCATAAAGGAGCTAGAGAAGAGGGCCATTGTTGCCCCTCAGGAGGTGCTGCGTCCACCGCTTGCGGCTGACCGTCGCAACAAGGAGGCAGGGAAGGCACAAGATGCCAAAAAAGCCGAGGCACCGATACAGCCCGGAAATGTGGGGGCAGCTGCAGGCTCCACCCTGATGCCCCCGGCAAGACCTGGCCCGGCGCCCAAAGCGCCAAAAGCCACAGCGGCAAAGGCCCAGCAACCTCCCTCACAGGATGCTTCTGGCGCCCCACCCCAGGAGGAACCCACCCCCTCCTCCTCTTGGACGGAGGTGGTTAAAAAGGGGAAAAATAAGGGGAAGGGGAAAAAATCCTCCCCTCCTGAGGTGGATAGTGCGGCTCCTCGCCCCACGGCCCCCGCACCGGTCAAGCGGCAGTATGCCCTTCCCAAATCAACGGCTGTGGTGGTAACTCTCAAGTCGGGTGCCACAGTCGACTACAAAACTGTGATGGGAAGGGTCACCACGATAAAACTGGCGACAGTGGGTGTGGAACACGTGGCGGTGAGGAGTACGGCGACGGGCGCCAGAATTATCGAGATTCCCGGAAATGACAGCAGCGTTGTCGCTGACAACCTTGCTGAAAAAATCCGGGAACTGGTGGGGGATGTGGCCGAGGTCACGAGGCCGTACAAAACGGCCCAAATCAAAATCTCCGGGTTTGACGAATCAGTCACCCCGGAGACCTTGCGGAATGAGGTGTCCCTGGCCGGCAAATGTCCACCGGAACACGTAAAGGTGGGGCAGATCCGTATGACACCGGACTTCACCGGGGCTGTCATCGTGACCTGCCCTGTAGCTGTGGCCAACGCCCTCGTGGCAGACGGCCGTATATTGATCGGTTGGTCGTCTGCCAAAATCACTGGCCTGGAACCCCTGCCCATGCGCTGTTTCAGATGCATGGGTTTGGGCCATACGAGGGCGTTGTGCCCATCACCGGTGGACAGGTCGGAACTCTGCCACAGGTGCGGGAAAACGGGGCACCTCACACAGCAATGTGTGGAGAAGGAGCCCTGGTGCGCGGTGTGCCATCACGCCAAACTCCCGGCGAAGCACACAATGGGAGGGAAGGCGTGTAACCCCCCGCGCACCAAGGGACGACTGGAGCCCACCGGGCTGAAAAGCGTAGGCAACACAATGGAGCACTAA